Below is a window of Bacillales bacterium DNA.
GAGTATACGGACAATTTAAATCCGGAGGCTGACATTCCCGGTTTGTTGAAAAAATTTCACGAAGTGCTGCTGGCGCGCAGCGATCACTTTCCGACCGGCGGCCTTCGCTCGCGCGCGATCGAATTGCACGATTACCGGGTTGC
It encodes the following:
- a CDS encoding 5-carboxymethyl-2-hydroxymuconate isomerase, with translation MPHLVVEYTDNLNPEADIPGLLKKFHEVLLARSDHFPTGGLRSRAIELHDYRVA